The Deltaproteobacteria bacterium genome window below encodes:
- a CDS encoding DUF86 domain-containing protein, translated as MTPDFFYSKGRVIASVNFIVKEMEDFDAYFSGITWQNYRIMEPLKLKALEKTVENILTALIEISGVIVVEEEKRVEDYATVIEQASLIVGLTSNEATQLARLARQRNRLAHRYLDFKWEAIKSYMDTRNSIKHFLQLTTIREEKKLQ; from the coding sequence GTGACTCCCGATTTTTTTTATTCAAAGGGTAGAGTGATTGCATCGGTAAACTTCATTGTAAAAGAAATGGAGGATTTCGACGCATACTTCTCAGGCATTACGTGGCAGAATTATCGCATAATGGAACCATTAAAATTAAAGGCCCTTGAAAAGACCGTTGAAAATATTCTCACGGCTTTAATAGAAATCTCGGGTGTAATAGTTGTCGAGGAAGAAAAGCGGGTTGAGGACTATGCAACAGTTATTGAACAGGCAAGCCTTATCGTCGGCCTGACCAGTAATGAAGCCACTCAATTGGCGCGACTTGCGAGGCAGAGGAACAGATTAGCACACAGATATCTTGATTTTAAGTGGGAAGCCATAAAAAGCTACATGGATACAAGGAACTCGATAAAACACTTTTTGCAGTTGACGACGATCAGAGAAGAAAAGAAACTGCAGTAA
- a CDS encoding nucleotidyltransferase domain-containing protein, giving the protein MDILDILKTYFKTNAEKYGIKLAFLYGSYAHHNQTEQSDIDVALVFEEDKAKDKKNLFEVITDISIATGKLTGKDVEIIFIDSDFSKPLLYYNAIVHGKPLFVGDANCYIDYFLRAIYEMEDFSSFGLKWQLDIANKRLEKIAS; this is encoded by the coding sequence ATGGATATCCTTGACATACTGAAAACATATTTCAAAACAAATGCAGAAAAATATGGCATTAAACTGGCTTTTCTGTATGGTTCTTATGCCCACCATAATCAAACCGAACAATCGGACATAGATGTTGCTCTTGTATTTGAAGAAGACAAAGCAAAGGATAAAAAAAATCTGTTCGAGGTTATTACCGATATATCCATTGCCACCGGTAAGCTGACGGGAAAAGATGTCGAAATTATTTTCATCGACAGCGATTTCAGCAAACCCCTGCTCTATTATAATGCCATAGTACACGGCAAGCCCCTATTTGTCGGCGATGCGAACTGTTACATTGACTATTTTCTCAGGGCTATTTATGAAATGGAAGACTTCAGCAGCTTCGGACTGAAATGGCAACTTGATATAGCGAACAAGCGATTGGAGAAAATTGCATCGTGA